In Orenia metallireducens, a genomic segment contains:
- a CDS encoding rhodanese-like domain-containing protein, which translates to MIDVRAKKQHEQSHVDNGSSIPLSDLREEANNLDKNKITVTYCNRGVIGNAVQNLLINLGFKEVYNLTGGH; encoded by the coding sequence ATTATAGATGTTAGAGCTAAAAAGCAGCATGAGCAATCCCATGTTGATAATGGGAGTAGTATTCCATTATCTGATTTGAGAGAAGAGGCTAATAATTTAGATAAGAATAAAATCACTGTGACTTATTGTAATAGAGGGGTAATTGGGAATGCTGTTCAGAATCTCTTGATTAATTTAGGTTTTAAAGAGGTCTATAATTTGACTGGTGGTCATTAA
- a CDS encoding NAD(P)/FAD-dependent oxidoreductase, with amino-acid sequence MSKAINKDDLFNKLVLATEATPIVSQIQGIDKENIFTVRNVTSGDKIKEFVVKEKPKQVINFLDHHMTIRIEDYLRKKGVNLILEDSIAKIKGDNKIKSIVTKLGQEIETEMLIVAIGVKPNVRLGEEIGINLGESGAIKVNRRMENNLKDIYAVGDCVESYSLITGQGIYRPLGTVANKMGRIAGDQLTGGNLTFRGVLGTEIVKLFDLAIGYTELSEKEAIKLGYEVEVIYNIKPNQSKYFSESSNMTIKAIAD; translated from the coding sequence ATGAGTAAAGCAATTAACAAAGATGACTTATTTAATAAACTGGTCTTAGCAACTGAGGCTACTCCTATAGTTTCTCAGATTCAAGGGATAGATAAGGAGAATATCTTTACAGTTAGAAATGTTACTAGTGGTGATAAGATTAAAGAGTTTGTAGTAAAAGAAAAACCTAAACAGGTAATAAACTTTTTAGATCATCATATGACTATTAGAATAGAGGATTACCTAAGGAAAAAAGGGGTTAACTTGATTTTAGAGGATAGCATTGCAAAGATAAAAGGGGATAATAAAATCAAGAGTATAGTTACTAAGTTAGGTCAAGAGATTGAGACTGAGATGTTGATTGTAGCTATTGGGGTTAAACCTAATGTTAGATTAGGTGAAGAGATAGGTATTAACCTAGGAGAGAGTGGAGCAATTAAGGTTAATCGCAGAATGGAGAATAACCTTAAGGATATTTATGCAGTTGGTGATTGTGTAGAGAGCTATTCTTTAATTACAGGTCAAGGTATTTATCGACCTTTAGGAACTGTTGCTAATAAGATGGGACGAATCGCTGGAGACCAGCTAACAGGAGGTAATTTAACCTTTAGAGGTGTTTTAGGAACAGAAATTGTTAAACTTTTTGATTTAGCAATTGGATATACTGAATTATCAGAAAAGGAAGCAATTAAGCTAGGCTATGAAGTAGAAGTTATTTATAACATTAAACCAAATCAATCTAAGTATTTTAGTGAAAGCTCTAATATGACGATTAAAGCTATTGCTGATTAA